The following proteins are encoded in a genomic region of Spirosoma sp. SC4-14:
- a CDS encoding Lrp/AsnC family transcriptional regulator, with translation MESLDDVDKRLLRLLQKDAKLTTKELAAQLGLTLSPVYERIKRLEGLGYIKQYVAVLDKGLLGQPITTFCQVSMRYHDKAFIDKFEEEVQKLEEVQECYHMAGQVDFLLKIHVGSLSEYHDFVKYKLSQIENIGVLNSTFVLKEIKHNLGYFIP, from the coding sequence ATGGAATCACTGGACGACGTTGACAAGAGATTATTACGGCTTTTGCAGAAGGATGCCAAGCTGACAACGAAGGAACTGGCTGCGCAACTTGGGTTAACACTCTCGCCCGTTTATGAGCGTATAAAACGGCTGGAAGGCCTTGGCTATATTAAACAATATGTGGCAGTTCTGGACAAAGGGTTATTGGGGCAACCGATCACTACGTTTTGCCAGGTGTCGATGCGTTACCACGACAAGGCGTTTATCGACAAGTTTGAAGAGGAAGTGCAAAAGCTGGAAGAGGTACAGGAATGCTACCATATGGCTGGCCAGGTCGATTTTCTGCTGAAAATCCATGTCGGTAGCCTGAGCGAATACCACGATTTTGTGAAATATAAACTCTCGCAGATCGAGAACATTGGCGTACTGAACAGTACGTTCGTTCTCAAAGAAATCAAGCATAATCTGGGCTATTTTATTCCCTGA
- a CDS encoding galactokinase family protein produces the protein MHTQPVSISTPGRICLFGEHQDYLGLPVIAAAISCRIHITAERVDQPHVRLNLPDINSQELFSLASLPLTYQHDRDYFRSAINVLLRKGFQFSTGIEGKVRGEIPINAGTSSSSALLVSWLNVLTRLADNPQVLSAHQLAELAYLAEVLEFGEPGGMMDHYATAVGGVIYLESKPAIRLESYQPALGTFVLGDSGEPKDTIGILGRVKHGMLRIVKQLMALDSTFSLHTTDSAAISDFKPYLSKDDYILLKGNMDNRDILREALALIQQTHDSETPLDDAKLGQLLTDHHTNLRDAQQISTPKINRMIDAALAAGALGGKINGSGGGGCMFVYAPQKAEQVAEAIEREGGRAYIVTVAEGTTDQAELLNSTIP, from the coding sequence GTGCATACACAGCCTGTTTCGATTTCGACCCCTGGTCGTATCTGCCTGTTTGGCGAGCATCAGGATTATTTGGGTTTACCGGTCATTGCTGCGGCCATTTCCTGCCGAATTCATATCACGGCCGAACGTGTCGACCAACCTCATGTTCGATTAAATCTGCCAGACATTAACAGCCAGGAGTTGTTTAGTTTGGCCAGTTTACCGCTTACCTATCAACACGACCGCGACTATTTTCGGAGTGCCATCAATGTATTGCTGCGCAAGGGTTTTCAGTTCAGCACAGGCATCGAAGGCAAAGTTCGGGGCGAAATTCCGATCAATGCCGGAACATCGAGCTCGTCGGCACTGCTGGTTAGCTGGCTGAATGTGCTGACCCGCCTGGCCGACAATCCGCAGGTTTTATCGGCCCACCAGCTAGCCGAACTGGCATATCTGGCCGAAGTGCTGGAATTTGGCGAACCGGGTGGCATGATGGATCATTATGCTACGGCTGTGGGTGGGGTTATTTATCTCGAATCGAAACCAGCTATCCGGCTGGAGTCGTACCAGCCCGCGCTGGGAACGTTCGTACTGGGCGACTCGGGCGAACCCAAAGATACCATTGGCATTCTGGGGCGTGTCAAGCATGGTATGTTGCGCATTGTTAAGCAGTTAATGGCTCTCGACTCTACTTTCTCACTGCACACGACCGATAGCGCAGCTATTTCCGACTTCAAACCCTATCTGTCGAAAGACGACTACATTCTGCTGAAGGGAAATATGGACAATCGCGATATTTTACGCGAAGCATTAGCCTTGATTCAGCAAACCCATGATTCAGAAACCCCGCTGGATGATGCGAAACTTGGCCAACTCCTGACCGATCATCACACTAATTTGCGGGATGCCCAACAGATTTCGACGCCTAAAATCAATCGGATGATCGACGCGGCCCTGGCGGCTGGTGCTTTAGGCGGCAAAATCAACGGATCGGGCGGAGGTGGCTGTATGTTCGTGTATGCGCCCCAAAAAGCGGAACAGGTAGCGGAAGCCATCGAGCGGGAAGGCGGTCGCGCCTATATCGTTACCGTAGCCGAAGGGACTACGGATCAAGCCGAATTACTAAACAGTACGATTCCGTAG
- a CDS encoding Gfo/Idh/MocA family oxidoreductase encodes MTTRRSFLRTAALGSAAAPLLPSFYNPLLATNQPPVLSKVRLAFIGVGSRGRSHVRQALYRDDVEVTAICDIDPEAITLTNAMIEKAGRKAPVAYTKGKEAFLEMLKRDDIDGVVIATPWEWHTPMAVATMKAKKYAGLEVSATVTLKESWDLVNTYEKTGAHCMILENVCYRRDVMAILNMIRQGMFGEMTYAHCGYQHDLRNIKFNDGKSIGGVGVEFGEKGYSEAHWRTQHSVDRNGDLYPTHGLGPVAHWLNINRGNRFTHLTSTATKSRGLHKYVVDHGGANHPNAKVNFKLGDIVTTVVECANGENIVIIHDTNSPRPYSLGFRAQGTQGIWMDDNDMIYLEGISPKAHSWESFAPYQEKYDHPLWKQHAETAQNAGHGGIDFFVLRGFIESIKNQVAPPIDVYDAAVWSAISPLSEESIAGGSKPVEIPDFTRGKWKTNKPIFGLNDIY; translated from the coding sequence ATGACCACCCGTCGCTCTTTTCTTCGAACAGCCGCTCTAGGTAGTGCCGCAGCACCCTTGCTTCCCTCGTTCTACAATCCGTTATTAGCCACAAATCAACCGCCTGTTCTCTCAAAGGTAAGACTGGCATTTATTGGGGTTGGGTCGCGGGGTCGTAGTCATGTACGGCAAGCCCTCTACCGCGACGATGTTGAGGTAACAGCCATCTGTGACATTGACCCGGAGGCCATTACACTCACCAATGCCATGATTGAAAAAGCCGGACGCAAAGCACCGGTAGCCTACACAAAAGGCAAAGAAGCGTTTCTGGAGATGCTCAAACGCGACGATATCGACGGTGTTGTAATTGCGACACCCTGGGAATGGCACACGCCAATGGCCGTGGCAACCATGAAAGCCAAAAAATATGCGGGCCTGGAAGTATCGGCTACGGTTACGCTGAAAGAGTCGTGGGATTTGGTGAACACCTACGAGAAAACGGGAGCGCATTGCATGATTCTGGAAAATGTATGCTACCGACGCGATGTGATGGCCATCCTCAACATGATCCGCCAGGGTATGTTCGGCGAAATGACCTACGCCCACTGCGGTTACCAGCACGACCTGCGCAATATCAAATTCAACGATGGTAAATCAATCGGTGGTGTTGGCGTCGAATTCGGCGAAAAAGGCTATTCAGAAGCGCACTGGCGCACCCAGCACTCCGTCGACCGAAACGGCGACCTCTACCCTACCCACGGACTGGGACCCGTAGCCCACTGGCTCAACATCAACCGGGGAAACCGATTTACTCACCTGACCTCCACGGCTACCAAATCCCGCGGACTCCATAAATACGTAGTCGATCATGGCGGTGCCAACCACCCCAATGCCAAAGTCAATTTCAAACTGGGTGATATTGTAACAACGGTTGTCGAGTGCGCCAACGGCGAGAACATCGTAATCATTCACGACACCAACTCGCCCCGCCCTTATTCGCTGGGCTTTCGGGCACAGGGCACGCAGGGCATCTGGATGGACGACAACGACATGATTTATCTGGAAGGCATCAGTCCCAAAGCCCACAGTTGGGAGTCGTTTGCGCCGTATCAGGAAAAATACGACCACCCACTCTGGAAACAACATGCCGAAACAGCCCAGAATGCCGGGCATGGCGGCATCGATTTCTTTGTGCTGCGTGGCTTCATCGAATCGATCAAAAACCAGGTAGCCCCGCCCATCGATGTGTATGATGCTGCGGTTTGGAGTGCCATCAGCCCCTTGTCGGAAGAGAGCATTGCCGGAGGCAGCAAGCCCGTCGAAATTCCGGACTTCACGCGGGGCAAATGGAAAACCAATAAACCCATTTTTGGACTGAATGATATTTATTAA
- the kbl gene encoding glycine C-acetyltransferase: protein MYGTIKEQLQQELDSIQEAGLYKSERIIVSPQSSVIAIHGGREVLNFCANNYLGLSSHPDVVAAAHDTLDTHGFGMSSVRFICGTQDIHKELERRTAEFVGAEDCILYAAAFDANGGVFEPLLGEQDAIISDELNHASIIDGIRLSKAKRFRYKHNDMADLETQLQAASSARRVLVVTDGVFSMDGTIAQLDKICDLADQYGAMVMVDECHASGFMGKTGRGTPEYRNVLGRIDIITGTYGKALGGASGGFTAARKEIVELLRQRSRPYLFSNTLAPAIVGASLKVLDILQGSTALRDKLEANTRYFREAMTAAGFDILPGEHPIVPIMLYEAPLAQQFAARLLEEGIYVIGFFYPVVPNGKARIRVQISAGHEPEHLEKAVAAFTKVGQELGVLSPTQPVIG, encoded by the coding sequence ATGTACGGAACGATCAAAGAACAACTTCAGCAGGAGCTGGACAGCATCCAAGAAGCCGGTCTGTATAAGTCCGAACGCATTATTGTATCACCCCAGTCGTCGGTGATTGCCATCCACGGCGGTCGCGAGGTACTGAACTTTTGCGCCAATAACTACCTCGGTCTGTCCTCGCACCCAGATGTAGTTGCGGCCGCTCATGATACCCTGGATACCCACGGGTTCGGGATGTCGTCGGTGCGATTTATCTGTGGCACGCAGGATATTCATAAAGAACTGGAACGCCGGACCGCCGAATTTGTTGGTGCCGAAGACTGTATTCTGTATGCAGCCGCTTTCGATGCCAACGGTGGTGTGTTCGAACCCTTACTCGGCGAACAGGATGCAATTATTTCCGACGAACTGAATCATGCATCCATCATCGATGGTATTCGGCTGAGCAAAGCAAAACGGTTTCGGTATAAACACAACGATATGGCCGATCTGGAAACCCAGCTTCAGGCAGCTTCGTCGGCACGTCGGGTTCTGGTAGTTACGGATGGCGTTTTCTCGATGGATGGCACCATTGCCCAACTCGACAAAATCTGCGATCTGGCCGATCAATATGGTGCGATGGTGATGGTCGATGAATGCCACGCCAGCGGTTTTATGGGCAAAACGGGTCGCGGCACCCCCGAATACCGGAACGTGCTGGGTCGTATCGATATCATTACCGGCACCTACGGCAAAGCGCTCGGTGGCGCTTCGGGTGGCTTTACGGCAGCCCGAAAAGAGATTGTCGAATTGTTGCGGCAACGCTCACGCCCGTACCTGTTTTCGAACACATTAGCGCCTGCTATCGTTGGCGCATCGCTCAAAGTGCTGGACATTCTGCAAGGCTCAACCGCGCTGCGCGATAAGCTGGAAGCCAACACCCGCTATTTCCGTGAGGCCATGACAGCCGCTGGCTTCGACATTCTGCCCGGCGAGCACCCAATTGTCCCGATCATGCTCTACGAGGCTCCACTGGCTCAGCAGTTTGCCGCCCGGCTGCTCGAAGAGGGCATCTACGTAATTGGTTTCTTCTATCCGGTTGTTCCGAACGGCAAAGCCCGGATTCGCGTCCAGATCTCGGCCGGTCACGAACCCGAGCATCTGGAAAAAGCAGTAGCAGCGTTCACCAAAGTTGGGCAGGAACTGGGCGTACTTTCACCCACTCAACCGGTGATTGGATAG
- a CDS encoding LacI family DNA-binding transcriptional regulator → MKEAITIKEIARQLRISPSTVSRALQHSPRISLKTREAVHALAGALKYYPSTTARNLRRGKTGVFAMVLPEIRENFFSEVVNGVEELAFNHQYTVALYQSHDKYERERQILSMLASNQVDGIMLSVAKESQQFQHIQDLIDRGTPVVLFDRIPPKIETHQVGCNMEKGAYEATKWLASRGFQRIALINGPHPLVASEDRYRGYITALLEEKLPVENALVKRVDLTTDDTIQKMNQLLASANRPDAVLAFNDYVALDAMQACRKNGLRINKDISFVSFANLPLTVYMDYSPLASVEQHPYQIGMKAVEILLSVTEPKLACQKEGFQHIMLEPELVIREEV, encoded by the coding sequence ATGAAAGAAGCGATTACGATTAAGGAAATTGCCCGACAATTACGGATCTCACCCTCAACGGTTTCACGCGCTTTGCAGCACAGTCCGCGCATTAGCCTGAAAACGCGGGAAGCTGTTCATGCACTGGCAGGAGCGCTTAAATATTACCCGAGCACAACGGCCCGTAATCTGCGCCGGGGCAAAACAGGCGTTTTTGCGATGGTGTTGCCCGAAATCCGGGAAAATTTCTTTTCCGAAGTCGTAAATGGTGTTGAAGAACTGGCCTTCAATCATCAGTATACGGTTGCCTTGTATCAATCGCACGATAAATATGAGCGCGAACGCCAGATTCTGTCGATGCTGGCTTCCAATCAGGTCGATGGCATTATGCTATCGGTAGCTAAAGAGTCGCAGCAGTTTCAGCATATTCAGGATCTGATCGACCGAGGCACACCCGTTGTGTTGTTCGACCGAATTCCACCGAAAATAGAAACGCATCAGGTCGGCTGTAATATGGAAAAGGGAGCCTATGAAGCCACAAAATGGCTAGCGAGCCGGGGTTTCCAGCGTATTGCGCTCATCAATGGCCCGCACCCACTGGTAGCGAGCGAAGACCGGTACCGGGGTTATATTACGGCTCTGCTCGAAGAAAAGCTACCCGTCGAAAATGCGCTGGTAAAACGGGTCGATCTGACCACTGACGATACGATTCAGAAAATGAACCAGTTACTCGCGTCGGCTAACCGCCCTGATGCCGTACTGGCCTTCAACGACTATGTGGCGCTCGATGCCATGCAGGCGTGCCGAAAAAATGGACTTCGAATCAATAAAGACATTTCATTTGTGAGTTTCGCCAACCTGCCACTCACAGTTTATATGGATTACTCGCCATTGGCGTCGGTTGAGCAACATCCCTACCAGATTGGCATGAAAGCCGTCGAAATATTATTATCGGTTACCGAGCCTAAACTGGCTTGCCAAAAAGAAGGGTTCCAACACATTATGCTGGAACCCGAACTGGTTATTAGAGAGGAGGTATAA
- a CDS encoding trimeric intracellular cation channel family protein, which yields MTIWYLTDLVGTGVFAISGALSALNKKMYHDLFGIFFIGFLTAIGGGTLRDIIMGAHPIAWIRDPNYLIVIIVSVGIAVLCRKWWLGALRRPLLLFDTIGIGIYTILGMQKALNAGVNNWAAMLLGIISALFGGVIRDTLVNDLPLIFDRQLYATPCLIGAILYLTGITLHLEPNLNFLLSAGAITFVRLMAIRNGWVLPRID from the coding sequence ATGACCATCTGGTATCTTACCGATTTGGTTGGTACAGGCGTTTTTGCCATTTCGGGCGCACTGTCGGCGCTCAACAAGAAAATGTACCACGACCTTTTCGGTATCTTCTTTATCGGCTTTCTGACCGCCATTGGTGGCGGCACCCTCCGCGACATTATTATGGGTGCTCATCCCATTGCCTGGATTCGCGACCCTAATTACCTGATCGTTATCATTGTCAGCGTCGGGATTGCAGTGCTTTGTCGAAAATGGTGGCTGGGTGCTCTACGTCGTCCTCTGCTGCTTTTCGATACCATCGGTATTGGCATCTACACCATCCTGGGGATGCAGAAAGCCCTCAACGCGGGCGTCAACAACTGGGCGGCCATGCTGCTGGGCATTATTTCGGCACTCTTCGGCGGTGTTATCCGCGACACGCTGGTGAACGATCTGCCGTTGATTTTCGACCGTCAGCTCTACGCCACGCCCTGCCTGATCGGTGCTATCTTGTACCTGACAGGCATCACACTCCATCTGGAACCCAACCTTAACTTCCTGCTCTCGGCCGGAGCCATTACCTTCGTCCGCCTGATGGCCATCCGCAACGGCTGGGTTCTCCCCCGAATTGATTAA
- a CDS encoding TonB-dependent receptor: protein MRQKLLLSCVVFWGWVLPLLAQPAPPSRQTDDRIVSGTITDEKGITLPGVSVLLKGTKRGAVTDSKGTFQLAVPTKEAVLVISFVGYLSQEVAVGSRTTITIQLSPDTKALEEVVVVGYGTQRKIETTGAIASVKAADLLQTPIANVAQGLQARVAGVQITQNSGAPGGNVSVRIRGTNSINGSSEPLYVIDGIQVSNNGGITDASPLSQINPNDIESIEVLKDASSTAIYGARAANGVVLITTKRGKDGATRVSYDGYGGVQQVNKTLDVLNARQFAQLENEVYKRTIYADPSSLGQGTNWQNLIFRKAPIQSHQLSVSGGNQKTQLALSLNYFNQDGIIKNSNFTRYSFRSNLDHRLSDRVKIGTSLYYGYSINKGVSVGSTGSDVTSSRAGVLGAAVAAPPTLTPYRPDGSVFPFQDQMNGQYQEVTNPLNYITPINRQTTQRLLANVYAEFSLFKGFTYRPSFNADLGNTLSEFYSPLSLLSQSQLASGGGSANNIISYGRTLLHESIFTYRTRIAEHHSITATAVLATQSNVNQSYTQTASNFPNDVTENNSVGLAVNQRIGSDKSKSRLDSYLGRINYGYKDKYFLDLTARADGSSKFGENNKYGFFPAVAGAWRIIEEPFMKSVSVVSDLKLRGSWGITGNAGAIDPYQSLATVSASGLNYNYNHVSVTGINPSAIPNPDLKWERSTQVDIGLDVSLFRNRLSLVADYYNKRTDNLLFQKILPMSSGYTALTGNFGSIQNKGLELALNGRILPGGGRGLQWDASANITFNKNEVLALDGLIDELPRSAYALLKVGYPMGLYRTYVFDGISQTGETILPGYDGRVGGHKLKDLNGDGQITAADQAIVGNAQPKYIFGFSSSFRYRGFDLNLFVQGVQGNKLMNLFRYTFETALGQQNVLAGLVNRWSPTNPNNEYASGFQGGRLPLSDRYVEDASFVRLKNISLGYTLPKFKGISQIRVYVSANNALTITKYSGFDPEVNNFGNATTQFIDNGTYPIARSYLGGVQVTF, encoded by the coding sequence ATGCGACAAAAACTTTTACTGTCGTGCGTTGTTTTTTGGGGCTGGGTTTTGCCCCTGCTGGCGCAGCCAGCCCCGCCTTCCAGACAGACTGACGACCGAATTGTTTCGGGAACGATTACCGACGAAAAAGGTATTACCCTACCGGGTGTTAGTGTGCTCCTCAAAGGCACAAAACGAGGAGCCGTAACCGATAGCAAAGGTACGTTTCAACTGGCTGTTCCAACAAAAGAAGCTGTGCTGGTAATTAGTTTTGTTGGTTACCTGAGTCAGGAAGTGGCTGTTGGCAGTCGTACGACCATTACTATTCAGCTTTCGCCCGATACCAAAGCACTCGAAGAAGTGGTTGTGGTTGGTTATGGTACACAGCGTAAGATCGAAACAACAGGAGCCATTGCCTCCGTAAAAGCAGCCGATCTGTTGCAAACGCCCATAGCCAACGTAGCGCAGGGCCTACAGGCACGGGTGGCGGGCGTCCAGATCACTCAGAACTCGGGCGCACCCGGCGGCAACGTCAGCGTCAGGATTCGGGGCACTAACTCGATCAATGGGAGTTCAGAACCACTGTATGTGATCGACGGCATTCAGGTATCCAACAACGGTGGTATCACCGACGCCAGCCCGCTTTCCCAAATCAATCCGAACGATATTGAGTCGATTGAAGTGCTCAAAGATGCCTCCTCGACGGCCATCTATGGCGCACGGGCGGCCAACGGCGTTGTACTGATAACGACCAAACGAGGCAAAGACGGAGCTACACGCGTCAGCTACGATGGTTATGGTGGTGTGCAGCAGGTGAACAAAACGCTGGATGTACTGAACGCCCGGCAATTTGCTCAACTCGAAAACGAGGTATACAAACGAACGATTTACGCCGACCCTTCTTCGCTGGGCCAGGGGACTAACTGGCAAAACCTGATCTTCCGAAAAGCGCCCATTCAGAGCCATCAGCTTTCGGTATCGGGTGGCAATCAGAAAACGCAACTGGCCCTCTCACTGAACTATTTCAATCAGGATGGTATCATCAAAAACTCCAACTTCACCCGTTATTCGTTCCGCTCCAACCTCGACCATCGGCTGAGCGACCGGGTGAAGATTGGCACCAGTTTGTATTACGGCTACTCGATCAATAAGGGCGTTAGTGTAGGCAGTACTGGCTCCGACGTAACCAGTAGCCGCGCGGGTGTTCTGGGGGCTGCCGTAGCCGCTCCGCCCACGCTGACGCCCTACCGGCCCGATGGCAGCGTATTTCCTTTTCAGGATCAGATGAATGGTCAGTATCAGGAAGTAACAAACCCGCTGAATTACATTACGCCCATTAACCGGCAAACAACGCAGCGGCTACTGGCCAATGTTTATGCCGAATTTTCGCTATTCAAAGGGTTTACATACCGTCCTAGTTTCAATGCTGACCTGGGAAACACATTATCGGAATTTTATTCTCCTCTATCGCTACTGAGTCAGTCGCAACTGGCATCGGGTGGCGGTAGCGCCAACAACATCATTTCGTATGGGCGTACGCTATTGCACGAAAGCATCTTTACCTACCGAACCCGAATTGCGGAACACCATTCCATTACGGCCACGGCTGTACTGGCTACGCAGTCCAACGTTAATCAGAGCTATACGCAAACGGCATCGAATTTCCCAAACGACGTTACAGAGAATAATTCGGTTGGGCTGGCCGTCAATCAGCGTATTGGCAGCGACAAGAGCAAATCCAGACTAGACTCCTATCTGGGGCGAATCAACTACGGTTATAAAGACAAGTATTTTCTGGATCTGACGGCCCGTGCCGATGGGTCGAGCAAGTTTGGGGAGAACAACAAATACGGTTTTTTCCCGGCTGTAGCTGGTGCCTGGCGAATCATCGAAGAGCCATTTATGAAGTCCGTTTCGGTTGTTTCCGACCTGAAACTCCGCGGGAGTTGGGGAATTACCGGAAATGCGGGCGCGATTGACCCGTATCAATCGCTGGCAACCGTGAGTGCGTCGGGACTGAATTATAACTACAACCACGTTTCGGTTACGGGTATCAACCCCAGCGCTATTCCGAACCCGGACCTGAAATGGGAACGCTCGACGCAGGTCGACATTGGGTTAGATGTCAGCCTGTTTCGGAACCGACTATCGCTCGTAGCGGATTATTACAACAAGCGAACCGACAATCTACTCTTCCAGAAGATACTACCAATGTCGTCGGGCTACACGGCATTGACGGGTAATTTTGGTTCGATTCAGAATAAAGGGCTGGAACTGGCCCTCAACGGACGGATTTTACCCGGTGGTGGTCGAGGGCTTCAGTGGGATGCATCGGCCAACATTACCTTCAATAAAAATGAAGTCCTGGCCCTCGATGGCCTCATCGACGAATTGCCCCGGTCGGCTTATGCCCTGCTAAAAGTTGGCTATCCCATGGGTCTTTATCGAACCTATGTGTTCGATGGTATCAGCCAAACCGGCGAAACAATTTTACCCGGTTACGATGGACGCGTGGGAGGTCATAAGCTCAAAGACCTCAACGGCGATGGCCAGATTACGGCTGCCGATCAGGCCATTGTGGGGAATGCACAGCCGAAGTACATTTTTGGGTTCTCGTCGTCGTTTCGCTACCGGGGTTTCGATCTGAATTTATTTGTGCAGGGCGTACAGGGCAACAAACTCATGAATCTGTTCCGCTACACGTTCGAGACAGCACTGGGCCAGCAAAATGTACTGGCGGGTCTGGTAAACCGATGGTCGCCAACGAACCCCAACAACGAATACGCCAGTGGCTTTCAGGGCGGACGTTTACCGCTGTCGGACCGCTATGTAGAGGATGCGTCGTTTGTTCGGTTAAAGAATATCTCGCTGGGCTACACGCTGCCCAAATTTAAAGGCATCAGTCAGATTCGGGTATATGTCAGTGCGAACAATGCACTCACGATCACGAAATATAGTGGCTTCGATCCCGAAGTAAACAACTTCGGCAATGCCACCACGCAATTTATCGATAATGGCACCTACCCCATCGCCCGGTCTTATCTGGGCGGAGTACAGGTCACGTTTTAA
- a CDS encoding NAD-dependent epimerase/dehydratase family protein: MKRETILVIGANGQIGTALLPQLQQQFGVNHVVATDLRQPQSDQGLFELLDATRPDALTDVVRRHRITQIYHLAAVLSAKGESDPLWAWNLNMQTVLNVLEVARLHKVRKVFIPSSIAAFGEHAPKYETPQTALLDPATVYGISKVATENWSLYYHKRYGLDVRSLRYPGVISYQSMPGGGTTDYAVSIFHEAVQGHDFDCFLADDTLLPMIYMDDALRATLELMDAPEAQISIRTSYNLAGMSFTPAQLTAAIQVYFPNFVTHYKPDFRQAIAESWPKSIDDSVARHDWGWKPAFDLPRMTKEMITNLTAIYQPLVSTL; the protein is encoded by the coding sequence ATGAAGCGCGAAACGATTCTGGTAATTGGCGCCAACGGACAGATTGGCACCGCTCTGCTTCCTCAACTACAACAGCAATTTGGCGTCAACCACGTTGTAGCTACCGACCTGCGCCAGCCTCAATCTGACCAGGGCCTTTTTGAACTGCTCGACGCCACCCGTCCCGACGCCCTGACCGACGTTGTTCGACGTCATCGCATCACGCAGATTTATCACCTGGCGGCCGTTTTGTCGGCCAAAGGCGAAAGTGATCCGCTCTGGGCCTGGAATCTGAACATGCAAACAGTACTGAACGTGCTGGAAGTGGCCCGGCTGCATAAGGTTCGGAAGGTATTTATCCCAAGCTCCATAGCCGCTTTTGGTGAGCACGCGCCCAAGTACGAAACGCCCCAAACGGCCCTGCTCGATCCGGCAACTGTATATGGCATTAGTAAAGTAGCCACCGAAAACTGGTCGCTCTATTACCACAAACGCTACGGGCTCGATGTTCGCTCACTCCGGTATCCGGGCGTTATCAGCTACCAGTCGATGCCGGGCGGTGGCACCACCGACTATGCCGTGTCTATTTTCCATGAAGCAGTTCAGGGACATGATTTCGACTGTTTTCTGGCCGATGATACGCTGCTGCCCATGATTTATATGGACGACGCCTTACGGGCAACCCTCGAACTGATGGACGCTCCCGAAGCGCAAATCAGCATCCGCACGTCGTATAACCTGGCCGGTATGAGCTTTACACCGGCCCAACTGACGGCTGCCATTCAGGTATATTTCCCCAACTTCGTGACCCATTACAAACCCGATTTTCGGCAAGCCATTGCCGAATCCTGGCCTAAATCTATCGACGATTCGGTAGCCCGGCACGACTGGGGCTGGAAACCTGCCTTCGACCTGCCCCGGATGACAAAAGAAATGATTACCAACCTGACGGCGATTTACCAACCGCTTGTCTCAACGCTTTAA